From the genome of Vicia villosa cultivar HV-30 ecotype Madison, WI unplaced genomic scaffold, Vvil1.0 ctg.004014F_1_1, whole genome shotgun sequence, one region includes:
- the LOC131641755 gene encoding uncharacterized protein LOC131641755, whose protein sequence is MAEQNNELLMKNHEARPTGTTPFPEVNVARHDHYRKNRGRGRAYARGRGRNYAQGLGFDRGRNGNHKNTYFHPKWKNVEKNEKEGHWSRTCRTPKHLVDLYQKSLKNIKERIETHFADEDDDPDYGNMDVTHLDIGDFFADPDGKIDHLIGDGSVKK, encoded by the exons ATGGCTGAGCAAAATAATGAACTATTGATGAAAAATCACGAGGCCCGTCCCACTGGTACAACTCCATTCCCAGAAGTGAATGTGGCAAGGCACGACCACTATAGGAAAAATCGTGGTCGCGGTCGTGCATACGCACGTGGTCGTGGTCGTAATTATGCTCAAGGTCTTGGTTTTGATCGTGGTCGCAATGGGAATCATAAAAACACATATTTCCACCCGAAGTGGAAAAAtgttgaaaagaatgaaaaagagg GTCATTGGAGTCGCACTTGTCGTACTCCAAAACACCTTGTTGATCTTTATCAAAAATCACTGAAAAATATAAAGGAAAGGATCGAAACTCACTTtgctgatgaagatgatgatccagATTACGGTAATATGGATGTTACCCATTTAGATATTGGTGACTTCTTTGCTGATCCAGATGGAAAAATTGATCACCTAATTGGAGATGGAAGCGTCAAGAAATAA